The following proteins come from a genomic window of Vidua chalybeata isolate OUT-0048 chromosome 2, bVidCha1 merged haplotype, whole genome shotgun sequence:
- the MZT1 gene encoding mitotic-spindle organizing protein 1 — protein MASNAASLNAVRETMDVLFEISRILNTGLDMETLSICVRLCEQGINPEALSSVIKELRKATEALKAAENMTG, from the exons ATGGCGAGCAACGCCGCCAGCCTGAACGCCGTGAGGGAGACCATGGACG ttCTGTTTGAGATTTCAAGAATATTAAACACTGGCTTGGATATGGAGACATTGTCTATCTGTGTGCGGCTTTGTGAACAAGGGATAAATCCAGAAGCCTTATCTTCTGTTATTAAAGAATTGCGGAAGGCTACAGAAGCTCTAAAG gCTGCTGAAAATATGACAGGCTGA